Within the Eucalyptus grandis isolate ANBG69807.140 chromosome 1, ASM1654582v1, whole genome shotgun sequence genome, the region CTAGAGttgacagattttttttttttttaaggaaataagCCTATAAATATAATGCTACCATATCATCTAGAGAAAAgaatttgcaaagaaaaaataacaaatcacGGTTCTCTTTGGAAAAGGATGGAATTCCGACAAGCCACTTCGTCAACCATCTTCTAAATAAAGCTGCAAAAGTGATATGTCAAcctaaaagagagagaaaagaggagaggcTAATTGCACCATCTAGTCATCTACATCCAACTTTTCTATAATTGCTTACGAAAAAATGGGTTCAGGGTTTCATGAACTTTTGCCTCAATAATTCCACATGGTCCCCATACATTTTTCTTACTAGTTAGGTGATCCCTCAATTGCTTTAATATGTTGATTAGATTCTTGAACTTTCATAAGAATCAATTCAGTCCTTAAACTATTAATTATTCCTGAAACCTGCTAACATGGAATTCAAAGCATTGATTTTTGAATCACTTGGGCAAAACTTGAGATGTGATGCAATTGCCACTCTAAGTCCCAAATCACGAGAGAAAGATTTCATATGATACGAATCTCGTAGGCAATTATATCAGATCTAGTTATcaattagttttaattttttccacCACTATCTAGCTTCGACACATTGATGATCTCTCTATGAGTCTCACTTAAACTTCTATTTTGCAAGATGTCAATTATTTTACCTATAATTAGTGTTTTTCTTACATTCTCCACTCATCTTGCCTCCAACTATGGtcccttttatttattagatGCTCGTCTTATTCGATGCCATttgttttaataaatttaagattacAAATTAGCATAGGAACACTGAGAGATTCTACAATTTGCGCAACGCTTCTTATTAGGCATTTCCTTagaattttttgtcattttcttctattACTATGTCATTGGCTACTTCCAAATCTTCTCTAAACAAATTTTCCGCACTAAATCCAAAATTCAAGGAGCCTAAAAAGTTCAGGTTTTACTATTTCCTTTCTTCTACCTGATGATTCTATAATCAAACCTTTTCAATCTTGTCCACATTTCCAGAACCTAAAAAGTTaaagattttattatattcttttattgtcCTTACATTAACGAGATATGACCATCAATGCTCATTTACGAATCTTCATAGCATTTTACTCTAGCTTAATAAAACAATATAGGATCCTAATGCAGACTTTGGTTTATGGCGTTTTACTGAAAATCTGATAAAAGAGCAATCTTTAAagggtgggagagagagagagagagagagagagagagagagagaatcaaaggggagagagaagcCCGCGATTAGCACCCAAAAACCTGACATGTCATCATCTTCCGACAGTGTGAAcacttttgcctttttcttttactttgctTTGTTACCTGGGActcttgtttttccttcttgctTGATCTTCTacatctccctctccctctgtctctgtgtctgtctgtctctctctctgctggttTCTTCTTGAGCTCCGCACTCAAGGCAAGTGCCATGTTGGCGTGTCTTGCGGAGCTATGCAGAGCCTCTGCCATTAACTACTCCTTCTGGGTTCTCTTGATCTTGCCGTTCTTGATCGCAAGTTCCTCTGCTTGCTCCAATGGGGGTTGCCAGGTTTAGCTTGCATTGTCTGAAAACAGCTCGTTTAGCTCAGGATCTGTTGTGGGTCGTCCTAGTTTTGTTCTGAATTTCGGGGGAACTTGCAGGTTCTAGACGCCTGTGCAGCTGCTTCGGATTGTGGTCCAGGTTTGTACTGTGGGAATTGCCCTTCCCTTGGCCACAACCAGCCAATCTGCACCAGAGGCCAGGCCGCAGTTCCCACTTCCGTCGTAAGCTCTCTTTTTCgccttttttgttttgtgtgTGTTTGATTTAAGGCTAGTTGTGGGCTAATATAGGCTAAACACTCCAAAATGGATGCTGGAGAAATTGCTCTTCAATGGACTCGCTTACAAAATGTGGTGTTTACATTTTGGTTTTGGGGAGTAGAAAACCGTGTCCCACGTAGTTATATACGTATCCTAACACTGTTGTTTTTGGGGGTGGTGACGACGGGCAAAATTGAATTAAGTCGTTATGATTCAAGCAGAGGGCATATGATTTATAGATGCCACAACAAGGATGCGGATGATTAGGTGGTTTTTCCAACTCCGGCATTTTCTTTGGGGAATACAATTTGAACTTAGGCAAAATCAAGCTTTTCCCTTGTGGAACTAACGACAATGTGTCTTCTTGCTCCCCTGTTGACGGTCCCTGGTGGGATGATGATGAACTCATTTGTGCAATTTTGGTGCATAGATTGGGGGGTTGCCTTTCAACAAGTACACGTGGCTGGTGACGCATAATTCATTCTCCATAGTGGATGCACCGCCTTTGCCTGGGGTGCAGAGGGTGACGCTCTACAATCAAGAAGATACTGTGACTAATCAGTTGAGGGTGGGTTCCTATTAGATTCTTCCTTAAGTTTGCTCCTGTCGATTTCTTGATACTGTCACATGCTTCTTATACAGGACCAGGAATTAACTCTCTTGTTACCTCTAGTTTTGCATAGTCACTAGTGCACGTATTCATGTATCAAGTATTATTTAGTGTCAGAACTTTATCTTTTGCTGCTTTTTTTCTGCTGTCTTTCTTTCACAATCATTATCTTTTCAAGCCCCCCTGAGCAGGGTCGGAGGGAGGGGTGTTCGCCACTGGAAGCAAAATGTTGAGAATGTTAAAATTGAGGGGTTTCTTGGTTTCTTCTAGGAATCTGTGGTGATCAAACACGATAGTTTTGACATTCTGTTTGTCGTTATCCTTTTGTTACTTATGGATTTTGTTTGATGTTTTGGCTAGAATGGAGTGAGGGGACTGATGCTGGATATGTATGATTTCGAAAATGATATCTGGCTCTGCCATTCGTTTCGGGGACAATGCTTCAACTTCACTGCCTTTGTAagcaattctttttctcttgtttatcAATTGCATTACCGGTGTAATTGTCTTCTTGATGAAGTTTTAATTTGCCGAATTGGATTTCTGGCAGCAACCTGCAGTTAATACTTTAAGAGAAGTGGAAGCATTCTTGAGTGAAAACCCAACAGAGATTGTGACGATTATTATTGAGGACTATGTGCATACTCCAAAAGGACTGACAAATCTGTTTACAAATGCTGGTTTAGACAAGTACTGGTTTCCTGTCTCAAAGATGCCGAAAAAGGGAGAAGACTGGCCCACTGTGGCCGAGATGGTGCAGAATAATTACCGACTTTTAGTTTTCACATCTGTTGCTGCAAAAGAGGCAGAAGAAGGAGTTGCTTATCAATGGAAGTATATGGTGGAAAATGAGTGTGAGTTCTTGTAGACCTTATTTGTAGtaattctttatctttttctgcAGTGATTGATTAGTTTCTTGTAATCGCATAATGATTCTCTTCTTCTCAGCTGGAGATCCCGGGGTTGCAAAAGGCTCGTGCCCCAACAGAAAAGAATCGAAACCACTAAGTTCAAAGAGTGTGTCTCTTTACCTGGAGAATTACTTTCCAACATACCCTGTGCAAGTTGATGCCTGCAAAGAGCATTCAACGCCTCTTGCTGAGATGGTTACTACCTGTTATAAAGCTGCGGGGAACAGAATGCCCAACTTCCTTGCAGTTAACTTCTACATGGTACCATATTTGAACTTTGCCCATACTGTATTTGAATCAGATTGTGCTCTAGAAGCTTGAGATCCTCACTTAGATGGTCCTAATTGAGAGTAAAATTTAATGAGTGATACAGAGAAATGATGGAGGAGGTGTTTTTGATGCCCTGGATAGAATGAATGGCCCAACCCTCTGCGGCTGTAGTACTATTGCTGCTTGCCAGGTTTGTTTCTCTTTCATGATTTAAATGAATTATCTATATCTAATTGACCTGCAACTAAAAAGGAATTCTCCTTTGTCCAAATGATAATGATTCTTTAGACTTTCTGTCAGTCTCTGAATTATTGAATGTATAGTTTTACTATGATCTGTGTCTTCCCTGTTGAGTTATGACTAGTTTTCTATCCGACCTTGTTTTCTCCAACTCTGGTTAGTATTTCAAGAAACTGTCTTTATAATGTCTTGAATGCACATCTGCATTGCGCATCATTATGG harbors:
- the LOC104457118 gene encoding PI-PLC X domain-containing protein At5g67130, with translation MLACLAELCRASAINYSFWVLLILPFLIASSSACSNGGCQVLDACAAASDCGPGLYCGNCPSLGHNQPICTRGQAAVPTSVIGGLPFNKYTWLVTHNSFSIVDAPPLPGVQRVTLYNQEDTVTNQLRNGVRGLMLDMYDFENDIWLCHSFRGQCFNFTAFQPAVNTLREVEAFLSENPTEIVTIIIEDYVHTPKGLTNLFTNAGLDKYWFPVSKMPKKGEDWPTVAEMVQNNYRLLVFTSVAAKEAEEGVAYQWKYMVENESGDPGVAKGSCPNRKESKPLSSKSVSLYLENYFPTYPVQVDACKEHSTPLAEMVTTCYKAAGNRMPNFLAVNFYMRNDGGGVFDALDRMNGPTLCGCSTIAACQAGAPYGSCKNISTPTRSPTTNAAGSFSGSVQFTNSATTVHATSYLIIPTLYVSLLVFLLGKLQPQVAR